The segment CCAAGTTATCTGAAATAAATTTTCAAAGTCAGTACGAACACGAAAATAGTAAGAAAATTACGGAACTTGAAAAACGGGTATTTGATATTGAATCTTTTTTAAGCAAAAGAAGAGGACCTTTAAGGAGGTAAAAAAGAGATAGATGCGTAACTGAACTAAAAGAGATTCTTCGTATATGTCTAAAATGATAACTTATAAAATATGCCATACAGAGGACGCAAGACTGAAGAATCTCTTTGATTGCTTATATAAAACTATATATTATATGTAACTCAACAACCTCTTTTTATCTATTTGCTGTTATTCTGAGCATCAGATAAGAATCTGCTATTTTGTGTATATATCTTTTTCAAATATTTCTCTTATAGCATTTATGTCACTAGTAATGCTTAATATAAGCATTAGCTTAATTCGAGCTTTTTGACCTGGAAGGTTATCTCCAAAAATAGCACCAGCATTTCTAAGGGTTTTCCCTCCACCTAGATAACCATATGTATCTAGAACTCTACCAGTTGGACATCTTGAAACTATAACAACAGGAATATTTTTATCTATACTTTTCTCTATACCATCAACCATTTCTGGAGGCACATTTCCACGACCCATTGCTTCAATTACTATGCCTTTATAACCAGCATTTATACAATAATCAATTAAGTCGGAGTCCATTCCAGCAGCACATTTAATTAATGCGACCTTAGATTCGATACTATCAGTTTCAATATGATGGTGATTTACAATATCTCTATAAAAGATAACCTTATCATTATCTACAATGCCTAAAGGACCAAACTCAGGAGACTTGAATGTATCAAGAGATAGAGTGTTGGTTTTTGTCACATGAGATGCAGCATTTACCTCATTATTCATTACAACCAGTACCCCTTTATTTTTGGCTTCTTCAGATATGGCTGTACAAATAGCCGCAGATAGATTGCTTGGACCATCATAGCCTAGTTCTGAAGAATTTCTCATTGCACCAACAACAACAATAGGTTTCTCTGATTTGATAGTTAAGTCCAATAGATAGGCTGTCTCTTCTAAGGTATCTGTACCATGAGTTACTACTACTCCGACAATATCATCTCTTGCTACAGTTTGCTTTACAAGCTTAGACAATTCTAACATCATTTTTGGAGTTATATGAGGACCAGGATATTCTCCATAATTAATTGTTTCAATATCTGTGAATTTTTCTATGTTTGTAACCATAGCCATTATTTCTTCACTTGATAGGGCAGGAATAGCTGCATTTAGCCTTGGGTCAACCTTCATAGATAT is part of the Proteiniborus sp. DW1 genome and harbors:
- a CDS encoding asparaginase — protein: MNKKVAVIFTGGTISMKVDPRLNAAIPALSSEEIMAMVTNIEKFTDIETINYGEYPGPHITPKMMLELSKLVKQTVARDDIVGVVVTHGTDTLEETAYLLDLTIKSEKPIVVVGAMRNSSELGYDGPSNLSAAICTAISEEAKNKGVLVVMNNEVNAASHVTKTNTLSLDTFKSPEFGPLGIVDNDKVIFYRDIVNHHHIETDSIESKVALIKCAAGMDSDLIDYCINAGYKGIVIEAMGRGNVPPEMVDGIEKSIDKNIPVVIVSRCPTGRVLDTYGYLGGGKTLRNAGAIFGDNLPGQKARIKLMLILSITSDINAIREIFEKDIYTK